One region of Miscanthus floridulus cultivar M001 chromosome 19, ASM1932011v1, whole genome shotgun sequence genomic DNA includes:
- the LOC136527662 gene encoding NAC domain-containing protein 82-like → MAQTSLPPGFRFHPTDVELVSYYLKRKIMGKKLIVDAISEVDLYKFPPWDLPDKSSLRSKDLEWFFFCPRDKKYPNGSRTNRATPNGYWKTSGKDRIITLNSRTVGMKKTLIFHEGKAPKGDRTDWVMYEYKMEDEDLVSAGFSKDAYVLCKIFKKSGLGPRIGEQYGAPFNEAEWDNAEAESSMFPLMTSSEVVKPTEGPRAQPAAPAGALQEPPLHNSSTTCAGEESSFDHATANTCAEDVTFGYTVASSAIQDIPAQMSGDGVVSVNNISNEANDMYSPHDCDGFLLEELSRFLNDSPVRNTPFGECSGLPPMSEAEAHAFEVNSFGLYNELSGLVGLGSVDNNFNTSNVETTDYPMLPPDRELSADDYMELNDLLAPDPSFPSEFPALDNQYMHYPLA, encoded by the exons ATGGCGCAAACTAGCCTGCCTCCTGGTTTTCGTTTCCACCCAACTGATGTTGAGCTTGTTTCCTACTACTTGAAGAGGAAGATCATGGGAAAGAAACTTATCGTCGATGCTATATCAGAGGTTGACCTGTACAAGTTTCCTCCCTGGGATCTACCTG ACAAATCCTCCCTTAGAAGCAAAGATCTTGAATGGTTCTTCTTTTGTCCTCGTGACAAGAAGTATCCTAATGGGTCTAGGACAAACCGTGCCACGCCAAATGGTTACTGGAAGACTAGTGGAAAGGATAGAATAATTACGCTTAACTCTCGCACTGTTGGAATGAAGAAAACATTGATATTTCATGAAGGCAAGGCCCCTAAGGGTGACAGAACTGATTGGGTGATGTATGAGTACAAAATGGAAGATGAGGATTTAGTTTCTGCTGGTTTCTCAAAG GATGCTTATGTACTCTGCAAAATTTTCAAGAAAAGTGGCCTTGGTCCAAGGATCGGGGAGCAATATGGGGCTCCGTTTAATGAAGCTGAATGGGATAATGCAGAAGCTGAATCTTCTATGTTTCCTTTGATGACCTCTTCAGAAGTAGTGAAACCAACAGAGGGACCACGTGCCCAGCCTGCTGCCCCTGCTGGTGCTCTTCAGGAACCACCTCTACATAATTCATCTACTACTTGTGCTGGAGAggaatcatcatttgatcatgccACTGCAAATACTTGTGCTGAGGACGTAACTTTTGGCTATACTGTTGCTAGCTCTGCTATCCAAGATATACCTGCTCAGATGTCAGGAGATGGTGTGGTTTCTGTGAACAACATATCCAATGAGGCCAATGATATGTACAGTCCTCATGACTGTGATGGTTTTCTATTGGAGGAGCTGTCTAGATTTCTGAATGATTCTCCTGTGCGTAACACTCCTTTTGGAGAG TGCTCTGGTCTTCCTCCGATGTCTGAAGCTGAGGCTCATGCTTTTGAAGTCAACTCTTTTGGCCTCTACAATGAATTATCAGGGCTTGTTGGGTTAGGAAGCGTGGATAATAACTTCAACACCAGCAATGTGGAAACTACAGATTACCCGATGCTGCCACCTGACAGAGAACTGTCCGCTGATGATTACATGGAACTAAATGATCTCCTTGCTCCTGATCCAAGCTTCCCCAGTGAATTTCCTGCTCTGGACAATCAATATATGCATTATCCTCTTGCTTAG
- the LOC136525588 gene encoding uncharacterized protein — MASGRVVHGARPGAGQGRKKGAAGAQGRPGSGRRGRGKGQPGARRGLARGQRAARLGEGPAGGTARPAAGREGSGRRWTGAGPCRGTARGAPGAWAARVKAAWGGRARRREVALAARSAAAVRHGHRGGRALRSRSGGRVRGRSGARTRGPQGAWAARRPGRAGARAAVARGERGGRRGRGMAWH, encoded by the coding sequence atggcgtcggggcgggtggtccacggggcgcggccgggggcagggcaagGCCGAAAAAAAGGCGCGGCCGGGGCGCAGGGCCGGCCGGGGTcagggcggcgcggccgggggaagggccagccgggggcacggcgcggcctggcgcgcgggcagcgggcggcgcggctgggggaagggccggccgggggcacggcgcggccCGCGGCAGGGCGCGAAGGCAGCGGGCGGCGCTGGACGGGGGCAGGGCCGTGCCGAGGCACGGCGCGCGGGGCGCCGGGCGCGTGGGCAGCGAGGGTCAAGGCGGCGTGGGGCGGCCGGGCACGCCGGCGCGAAGTCGCTCTGGCCGCGCGGTCAGCGGCGGCCGTGCGTCACGGGCATCGCGGCGGCCGAGCGCTGCGGTCGCGGTCCGGCGGTCGGGTGCGCGGACGGAGTGGGGCGCGGACGCGCGGGCCGCAGGGCGCGTGGGCAGCACGGCGGCCGGGCcgcgcgggcgcgcgggcggccgTGGCGCGCGGCGAGCGGGGCGGCAGGCGTGGGCGCGGGATGGCCTGGCATTGA